AAAAGCCTACGACAAAGCAAAAGTAAACtcaggtccgacttttttccgcgGACATTTTTGAGAGCTGTTAGagctctctcgttcctctccttttctctcctctttcccctccGTCCAAGCCCGTCTTCCCCTCTGTCGCTGCCTAAGCCTCCGTCgctgcctcttcctctccgtCAAAGCTGTCCGTCCAAGCTCTCTGTCGCTGCGTCTTCCTTTCCGTCGAAGCTCCTCATCCCCTCTGTTGCTGCCTCTTCTTCTCCGTCgctgcctcttcttcttccggAACTGTCGAAGCCCTTTCTTCCGCtccatcttcctcttcctccttggcGCAGCGTCCTAACACACAGTAAGGTCGGCTTTTCTTTTCCGCCTCTGCCTCCGTTTCTGCTAGACGGTGCCCTAATCcctttctcctctctccctctgcaGGGTTCCTGCATTTCCAGTCTGATACGGAGGTAATTCGTGTTTTTTCTCGTCGTGTTCCCTTCCCTGAATTGCCGTTCTCTCTGATTGGTTCTCACTGTTTTGATCCGCTGCGAATATCTTGGTTCAGGCATCTAAGCGAGCTTGGAAAATCGCTTGCTCCTTCTCCCCTGCGGTTGTTGAGGTCCCAAGAGGGGAGACGTTTGTGGTTGGCCCAATCGACTTCCCTGGAGGTTGTTCATCCAAAGTTTCTCTGTTGGTATGTCTGAAACTTGTTCTGCAATGATCTTCTTATTGATTTTAGCCTTCCGTTCTAAAGGTTTTGGTTGTCGGGCATTTATCAGAAATAATTTAGCAACTCTTTGAAGAACGTTAGTTTGTGAATGGGCTAATCTGAACATTAGTTTAGCAACTCTTTATAAGAAATAGTTTCGGGGAAAATCTTATGAATTCTCAACCCATTCTCCCTGTTTCTATCTGAATGGTTATTGTGACGTGAATGGGCTATTTGAAGAACTCACCATTCCTTTGGACCAGAATGTGTGCCCCTGCGATGACTTCCACTTTGTTGCTGATCGTCCTGCAGAGCATTCTTGAGCCCAGGGGAGAAATGAGTAGCATGAATTATGTTTTAAAGATTCTTTATGGTGTTGCGATAGGACACTATATTTTAAGAATTATGCTCTCGTGAAGAAAGGATTTTGTGTCTCTGTCACCCTATGGTGTTTACTTAGTGCTGGTTAAGGTGGTTTGCCAGTATTGCAGTATTGCACTAAATAATGAATAAAATTTTGCACTAATAGATCTCAGATGTAAGACTGATTGAATAAAGAAGAACATGCAAGTGTTCatgaagatgaggaagaaagtgtacattttcttttttaaatgtatttttacttTTGCTGTCATATGTTTCTAAGATGTACCATGAATATCTTTCTAAGATGAATTTTCAATCAGTCTTACATCTGAGATCTATTAGTGCAATACTGGAATAACTTTGTCTTCATTAACCTAGTAAGACTTTCTTGCATGTTCATTTCCTATAAGCTAGTAATAACTTAcctaaataacaaaaaaaaaaaaaaacaacaacttGTAAGGGTCAGGAAAAAAGTCTCGTATATTTAATTTTACCTTGCAAAAAATTACCCAGTGCACCAAACACAGTTActtttaccctgcaaaaaactacTCTATCATCAAACATGACcttaaattgaaaaaggaaaaaatttcatcttgtattttttttcagcatttttttcCACGATAAATTTATGATCAAACGTGGCCTTAAAAGGTTTGATCTCTGTTTATCACTTGAAAAAGCATGTTGGTGGACataagagcaaaaaaaaagcttggcagcaaaacatattttaacataaaaaaacaacgATTGAATGGTTGATTTTTATCAAATTAGTAGAACCACATAAACCgaggtttttttatcaaatgaaTAGAACCACATAAATGCAGAACATGTTATATATTATGGCATTCCATTATCATAGGTGGAATATCATAATGCCTGGAtttctttcaagaaaatgttaaaacaatttaaaatttacaatttttaagGTGCTTTTCATGTTATGATCTTTAACATGGGAAGTCATGTTCCAACTTTTATCATAGGTAATTGTATAGggtgaaattttttgaaattcaacACTTACCCTTATGAGGGAAGTGACTTCCATTCAACCATCAAGCGTCAACACATGGCCACATAACGCATAACGAGATCGAGCATACAACAAATATgcattaaggaaaagaaagaagaaggtggTGGCATTTTAGAAAACTTTTATAACGTAATGTACATTTTAATCTTCTAATATCTACATAATTTCcgttttatcatttttaaaagtcttcttttttcattttagtggGAGCCATGAGAATGGAGTGTTAAATACCCTTTCTTTTGGATCCGCAAGAATTTGAAAGGAAATTCGCAAGCGTCTCTTGCATTTTTGTGATTATCTCTTCAAACAACCATAACCAAAATCAAGTTCCAGTTGCTTCGTTTCTGACATAGTGGTACCAACTGCCAAGTGTTGTAactactgttttttttttttcgtttacataattttaattgttttagttttttgtaATGAAATGAAAGTACAGCTTAAATCAGTCCACATAAGTCTCACCAATTCGGTTCACTTTCCGGCGTTTCCAATATACCAGCTAGTCTCGCAAGCCACCTTCAACTCAGCGGTAGTCACCCCACCCTCAATCCATAACAGCAGCAGGTGAGTGCAGATTCAGACGAAGTCAGAGAATGTCGACTGGAAGTGGCGGGAAGAACGCCGGCGATGAAATGAGGTGAGCCGACCGCAGCTGTCGCCTTTTCCttcgtttctttctctttcacaaTCGATGATCAACCTCCCCAATGGCAACCACACTGCGGTCAATTGTCCGACGCCTTTCATGTCTGTTAATTCTTCTTCTTGGGCTACTGCAATCTCCTCCATCGGTTCACCCGAGCATGACTGAAGATCGCATCGAAGAAGGACTGAGACAGAACAATTACTTCAACAAAATCTGCTTTCCAAGCGCAGATGGATTGTCCCCCACCTACCGGCAAAACATGGAAGAGCTATTTGGCTATTTGGTCGATTCCATTCCCATTATGGGCTTCTCCAACACCTCCGTCGGCAAATCCACCGATACTATCTATGGCCTTGCGCAATGTCGAGGCGACATCCCTGGCGATATATGCCGGAACtgcaccgccgccgccgtcgaGAGGGTCAAGATCGAATGCCCAAGCAACAGCTCTGCCATCATATGGTTCGAGGCCTGCTTCCTTCGCTATTCCAGCAAGCGGTTCTTCGGGATCTTTGAACGGACATTCCCCATCGTGTGGACGGACAATTCCAAGATATTTACCGAGTCCGACGGCAAGGAGTGGGTATACCCATTGGTGAACGAGGCTGCCGATAACTGGAAGCGGTTTGCCATCATGATAGAGCCAAAGGGCGGCTACACCAGCTACAGCTTGGCGCAGTGCACCACTGACCTCAGCTCGGCGGATTGCTCGGCATGCTTCCAGTATGCTATCAAAGAGATCGGGAAGCATCACACGCTAGGCCTAGTGTGGCGGTTTGTTTGCCCGAGCTGCATCATCCTGCACTACGCCTGGCCTTTCTTTTTAACCTCACCAGGTGAGCCCTGTCTTGTTTCGTTTTCCTGCTCTCGATCATTTGCTTTGGCCATTAATCGAAGCTCATAGTTTGACGTACTCTGGCAATAGAATTTGAGACCATGAGAAAACAAATGTTTGCCTACCTCCAAGTTTTCgcatcattttctctctttcagaCATAAATAAGATTAATTGACTTTGCTTATCCCTGCAGGAAGTAAAAAAGGTAACCAGAGGAGAACCGTGATTATCATTTCCTCCACAGCAGGGATACTGCTGCTAGCAATGGGGACTATCGTGTTGCATTTCCATACGCGAAAGAGGAAACAACTTAATGGTGAGTTCCACTATCCTGAGCAAAATTTTCGTGGCGGCTTTACATGACTTCTCATGTTATCACAAGTGATCTTCATTTTTCACTACTCTTGTGGCAGAGGAGCTAAGAAAATACAACAGtgagatggcttcactcatgAGTAATCTTACTGAGGATGAAAGAAACCATGAGCTGCCTCAGTACAGCCTAAGAGCAATGCAGGCAGCCACCAATAATTTCTCGAACGAGAATAAGCTCGGAAGAGGAGGATTTGGCCTTGTCTATAAGGTACTTCACTAAAAGCTATTTCATTGTCACGTACATCTACGTAATTAAATCCTATGCAGGCTTTTATACTATGTTGCATGAGTGCACCTAAACAGCTTCCACACCTATGTTGATGTTGGTGCTGGTGCTTCCCCATCACAGCACATCCAGTGCAGTAAAGTAAGCTGAACCGATCCCaaaactgacatttttaaattaCCAACTAAACTAGCCCTAATAAAAACGTTATAATGACTTAAATGTAAACATAGAGAAATAAGACTATCAAATAgttaattgaaaattatataacatgttctatatatatatatatatatatatatatatatatatctgttctACACcggcacctttttttttttgaaaattaccaTGTCCTGCACCATCAGCACCATGTCCTGCACCACCAGCACCCACACTTTGCACCCTTTGGACATAGATGTTATCAATTTTAATACCTTTATAAGTCTTGATCTACATTTGTTGTCATTGCCTAATCCAATTCTTTTATGTAGTTACTTGTTGTTTACCTTCTACTCATGTGATAGGCGAACATTCATCTGTGCTTCATTGTCTCTTGTTTAATTCCTTCCTACCAATTCTGTCAACGTTACCTTAACCAACACATTCTTAGCAATGCCTCTAACTTACAATGCCTATGTTTGCCCTTTCTCATGTGGGCACCTGCGACAGTGTAACATAGATTACATCGTCTGTTCCTCTCAGGGTGAACTCAATGGTCGGCTTGTTGCAGTGAAAAGGCTTTCCGAGAGGTCTGGGCAGGGCCTGAAGGAGTTTATGAATGAAGTCACATTGATCGCAAAGCTTCAACACAAGAACTTGGTTCGTCTATTGGGTTGCTGCGTAGAGCGGGGAGAAAAGATGCTTATCTACGAATTCATGCCGAATGGCAGCCTTGATGCTTTTCTTTATGGTGATGAACATCTTTagttctcatttttccttttagaCTCACAGCGTTTCCACTAAAAAGACTGTTGCTTCTCCTAATGGTtattaaaaatgcgttcttgaagaTACATGTTGGAATTTTTCGAGACTACATATAGTCAAGTAGCTATTTGCCCAAAGGAATGGAGTTCATATATGTTTATCTCTATTAGCTAGGCAGCTCCTTAATTAGACTTGTGTTATCTGAACAGCAAACGAGTAACCAAGACTGCCATCTAGATTTACACGTGTTCGAAAAAGAATATCTAGTAAGTTAGCTTGAAACTAAGGGAACGGTTAATTTTGCCTTTAACCAATAAGTTTTATGGCTTTAATAAAGTAAGTAACCAATAAATTTTATTAAAGGAAGGCCAAAGATGTGGAGTAATGGATGataaggagaaaaaacaagGGTCTCCCTATGTCGGCTTTGGTTCTTCCAAATATTTTGAGGCCATTTGGAGTTTAAAAAACTCGGacaggaagaggaagaaaggccTTTTTGCTTCCATCTTTAGTGATTGTTAATCTTTGAAAACCGAGATATGGCATCCTAAGTGGCCTATTTGGTTTGGAGAGAGGAAAGTAGTGTTCCTTTTGTcgaaattcttttcattttacgGCCTCCTAATTGAtgtttctttttggttttatcCCATCCGAGGCTTTCTATATTGGCTTGGTAGTTTATTGAATTTCATTGACAGTGAAATCATTCCTGATCTTTTTCTCCCACGGTTATTAGGCATATCACCAAACCATATATGTCTGCGGTCTTCTGCTCTTATCTCTTGCGATTTTGGTTTCTTGTATTCAATTCCGAAATTTGTCTTGCAGGTTTGCTTTGATCTACCATATATGTATGATTTGGGCTGATAAGAACTAATGTCGGTCAACCAACTAAATATTAATGCCTCTATTAAGACaaaaggaaactgaaaaaatgCATAACCTACAACACTATAACCCAAACAAGAAATCACACAAGCTAACTTTCAGAACCAAATAGAACAGCATCATCTAACTGGTCTGGGAATTGGAATAGTTCACGTCATTATAGATCTCTTTGTATGTGAACTTGTTGCGTTTCTATATGTGACAAAGAGACAGGGATACTAATGTGCTGGTTTTCTGTAGACCCAGAGAAGCGTAAATCATTGGACTGGAAGAAACGATTCAAAATAATTATGGGAAGTGCAAGAGGGATACTATACCTTCATCAAGATTCCCGGCTTAACATCATTCATCGGGATCTCAAAGCAGGCAACATTCTATTGGATGAGCAGATGACGGCAAAGATTTCCGACTTTGGAATGGCCCGAATCTTCAGTGGAGATCATGACCCAAAAGCCACCGATATCATTGTTGGCACTTAGTATGTATAAGATTGGTGAAAATTCAGTgaaatatgcaattttttatCATATGGTCTGTTAGAATTCTATGACGTGTTAGTACAAAATCTAGTTTCACGTAGGCAAACTTGACTGTTTATTGGCATCTATTCAGAATTTAATTAAGACGTATTTCCTACTTTCTTGTATGGTAAacaaatgaatatttcaatGCTGAGTATAACAAAGCTTAATGAATACTGTTCCAATCAAGTTTCAAATAGAACAAATTAGCAAATGACTCTTGACTAGGTTGTTCTGGTAGCTTTATGAAAAAGCTAACCTGTTCTAGTATGAAACTGGTTCACGTGAAATATTGGCTACTTTGGTCtgtttaaagtgtttttttttttaagtatgaGGTTATAGTACCATGTACATCCACTACATACAACCAGGAGGTTACATGGAAGTTTAAGTTGAAATCCAACTCAAGTATGAACATCATGCAAGCTAAAAAAGGTTGAGCATCACTAAATTCACTTACATTTCAATCATGACTTTGTTGCTAGGATTTCACAAGAAGGAATAGTGTCAATTACACCTATTTGTCTTGCTGCTACAGAAAAAAAGGCATCGGAAGTTTACATTCTCTGCATGGCAGGCACCAAGTCGAAACAACATGGTCCTATCCTGCACAACTAAAAGGATAAGTAATATTTCTGAAATTCGATGCACCCATCTCATTGGGTCGAAAAACTAGTATTCTTGACTTTCATTTGAATAACTCATCTAGGAATCTTTCACTACACTAAGACTAGATTTAATTTCTTAGTAAAGCAAAAACATACATAGAATGAAGTGGATGAAGAGAATAATAAAAGGGATCAACAACCATTATAGGATTATCATTTCATTAGGAAGCCATTTTGTGCTTCGACAGATCGAACATGTTCCTAATTTTTTCTGCTAGAAAATAGCTTTCAAGTGCTTGGTTCGAAAGACTTCATTGACAAAATTTGATCAGAAGGAAGACCAAAAGACGACAGAGATTACTCAACAGAAAAATAACATCCTTACATTCTGCATGTTATCTTATTTCTGGCTGCATTGATAtacatttgattttcttctacgCTGCTCACTTCTTTGAGCGTCATCATCTTGAGCAAATTTTCTGCTTACTCTCACAGTGGATACATGGCTCCGGAGTATGCTATCGATGGGAAATTTTCTATCAAATCTGATGTTTATAGTTTTGGCGTATTGCTCTTAGAAATTATTAGTGGTCAGACATATGGTGAATTTGAGCTCCCTCTAAAGGATGATACCCTGCCTCAGTatgtaagtctctctctctctctctctctctctaatggTATCTAATAGAAACTGAATCATAGGCCTGGACTCAATGGCGCACGCGGAGAAGGTCAGACTTCATAGATCCAATGCTTGGAGAATCAGCCTCAAcaagtcaaattttaaaatgtttccacATTGGCTTACTATGTGTTCAGGAGGACCCTGCAAGCCGACCCACAATGTCAGCCATTATAAATATGCTTGAAAGTGATTCGCCAACGCTTCCGACTCCCCAACGACCTCCTCTGGTTTTCAGCAGTGACAGCAGCTGTTTTAGCACTTCAGCGGCCATCTCAGGTTCCTCTAAAAGTGGCAGTGGAACCAGTCCTTAAGATGAGAGTAGCATATTTCTTTGCATGAGTAGATATAGTGATCGGTTAAATGACATTGCCAGTATGCTCTAATTTATTCCATATTTAATTAAACAGCTTGTGTCTTTGTACCATCAACTTTCAAGAATAATTGTCTCTATTGGGAAGATCTACGAAGCTATCTTTATATCTTTGTGAGCTCAACCGGTAGCAATGGCAATGTGGGACAGAAGAGAATACAATAACGGGAGGGAACGGAAGAGGTGAACGCTCGAAGAACACAACGGATGAAGGAGGGACGCATTGGGGGGGGCTGTTCTTTTCTGGTGGGAAGAAAACTAAGGGGCACATTAGGGGGCTGATTTTAGTAAATGTCATCAAATTAAGCCAAAATGTAGAAAAGGCTGCAGAGCTAAGTCACCCCGACTCACCCGAGTTGCATGGAGTCGGGTGCACACCTAGAATGTCATATTagtaaattacttatataatatatgttgttttgatatttttgtatgGAATACAATTATTTAAGTATGTTATatactttaataattaaattgtaataatgatatgttatatatataataaattaaaaaaataataataataaaatactcttgcCGCACCGTCacatctaaattttttgagatgtgccctTTTGGCACCCGCACCCTGCATTCAGGTGACATAGCTGTAGAGAATGAGAATCCCAACTCCGAGATGCCAATGATTCAATACTATAAAGAGCAAATGATGGGTCCTTTCAAATTTGAGTCTGTACAGAGTTGGGTCAGCGGAAAATAGACATCCGAATGGTaacaaaaaatagttaaaaatagtTACAAGCAGGGTCAGCGGAAAATAGACATCCAATGGTAACAAAAGGTaacaaaaaatagttaaaaatagtTACAAGGAGGACGCCATGTAAATGAAAAGGTaacaaaaaatatcattatTTGTGCCAGCGAATCAAATGAAAGATATTAATTAACAGataaagaacagaaaaaacCGTGTTAGGCACCCAACAAAGATGATATTTACTGCCTTTGCTGGAAGAGAAGTCACATTTCAAATCGAGTGACAAAGTGAGTCGATTGCTGCCTCTTCCCCTTCTTATCGAACTAGAAGATCTTGTTGACCGGGTTTCATATCTATTGTGCGACTTACTTAGAAGAGTTCATGAAAGAAGGgggaagaacaacgtcgcctcCCCCTTGGGTGGGTTAACCGAGGACTGTGTTGCATTATAACTGATTTTATGAACGGAATGTTCTGGATATAAGAATGCACCATGAAGCTTTCAAACTTTTATGAACCAAAAATTTAAGGGACTAAGAAATTGTGTCATTTATATGGAAGACATATTATTATACACTTACACAGAAAATGATCACTACAATTTGTTAAGAGAATTTATTACTGCAGGTGTAGCACTTAGTAAAAATAAAGCcataatatgcaaaaaaaaagacagaattTTTATGTATAGAGATAGATAAAgcagaaataaaatgcaaaatcaCATAATACAAAAATTGCAACGTTTGATGATCTAGATATGAAGATAAAACTACAGTCATTTTTAGGTTTAGTAAACCAAATAAGAGAATATAT
This window of the Nymphaea colorata isolate Beijing-Zhang1983 chromosome 2, ASM883128v2, whole genome shotgun sequence genome carries:
- the LOC116246945 gene encoding uncharacterized protein LOC116246945; the encoded protein is MVTTPRSLIARLAYLSLLVALLESPPFVHASVEDVLRENRDIDKICSTSADRLSSTYGQNLEQLFRSLVDSVSSTGFYNTSIGESPYTAYGLAQCRGDVPAVICRNCTAVAVERVKVLCPNNTSAMIWLEPCFIRFSNTRFFGVLDRRKGILWRDPNSTISGDFDAKALMYPLVKEAANSPKMFATKIEQQVGYTSYGMSYCPRDITPADCKVCFDDATKQVEANGSLGQVWRLLSPNCVIVYFTWPFFLSSPAPSSPPAPSAGNKSGHQKRIVIIFCSIVGVILLSIGIFMVLFRRRKREELNEELKRYGSEMASLGNLTEDERNHELPRYSMKAVQAATNNFSEENKLGGGGFGPVYKGELNGRLVAVKRLSEHSKQGLKEFTNEVVLIAKLQHKNLVCLLGCCIEQGEKMLIYEFMTNGSLDAFFCDPQKRESLDWEKRFSIIMGSARGILYLHQDSRLNIIHRDLKTGNILLDAQMTAKISDFGMARIFSEENDPKATNIIVGTRGYIAPEYAIGGHFSVKSDVYSFGVLLLEIVSGQTYSGFHLSQMGFTLIGYAWNLWCKGRVTDLIDPVLGESAPRSQIIKCVHLGLLCIQEDPASRPTMSEIIHMLGSDSQILPSPQQPPLFFSSTISNCSDSMKSKRDYPISGSTNSESLSGLKYSLRASKRAWKIACSFSPAVVEVPRGETFVVGPIDFPGGCSSKVSLLSTSPMATTLRSIVRRLSCLLILLLGLLQSPPSVHPSMTEDRIEEGLRQNNYFNKICFPSADGLSPTYRQNMEELFGYLVDSIPIMGFSNTSVGKSTDTIYGLAQCRGDIPGDICRNCTAAAVERVKIECPSNSSAIIWFEACFLRYSSKRFFGIFERTFPIVWTDNSKIFTESDGKEWVYPLVNEAADNWKRFAIMIEPKGGYTSYSLAQCTTDLSSADCSACFQYAIKEIGKHHTLGLVWRFVCPSCIILHYAWPFFLTSPGSKKGNQRRTVIIISSTAGILLLAMGTIVLHFHTRKRKQLNEELRKYNSEMASLMSNLTEDERNHELPQYSLRAMQAATNNFSNENKLGRGGFGLVYKGELNGRLVAVKRLSERSGQGLKEFMNEVTLIAKLQHKNLVRLLGCCVERGEKMLIYEFMPNGSLDAFLYDPEKRKSLDWKKRFKIIMGSARGILYLHQDSRLNIIHRDLKAGNILLDEQMTAKISDFGMARIFSGDHDPKATDIIVGTYGYMAPEYAIDGKFSIKSDVYSFGVLLLEIISGQTYGEFELPLKDDTLPQYAWTQWRTRRRSDFIDPMLGESASTSQILKCFHIGLLCVQEDPASRPTMSAIINMLESDSPTLPTPQRPPLVFSSDSSCFSTSAAISGSSKSGSGTSP
- the LOC116249033 gene encoding uncharacterized protein LOC116249033 isoform X2 — its product is MFLILPHDDPLFLSVLMKIRQRLRTINTKVVGFLHFQSDTEASKRAWKIACSFSPAVVEVPRGETFVVGPIDFPGGCSSKVSLLLVSQATFNSAVVTPPSIHNSSR
- the LOC116249033 gene encoding uncharacterized protein LOC116249033 isoform X1 gives rise to the protein MFLILPHDDPLFLSVLMKIRQRLRTINTKVVGFLHFQSDTEASKRAWKIACSFSPAVVEVPRGETFVVGPIDFPGGCSSKVSLLLKSVHISLTNSVHFPAFPIYQLVSQATFNSAVVTPPSIHNSSR